The following coding sequences are from one Hippopotamus amphibius kiboko isolate mHipAmp2 chromosome 9, mHipAmp2.hap2, whole genome shotgun sequence window:
- the UBQLNL gene encoding ubiquilin-like protein has protein sequence MSHVIARTPRMAQCGYPSGLPVDKNTSWSVTRVIVKAPGKQEDFMIADDTSVRQFKEKLSAHFKCQMDQLVLVFMGRLLKDHDTLSQSGILDGHTIHVVIKSKNGSRSLAHSSQKLSTNEPYHRDQNSKGTSSGVYQPADVSHTPVESSLSADVPKAHTQDLEVGSPECIARILENPSIQQLLSNTDFMRQFILEHPDMQQLMQKNPAVSHILDNSEILWQTLELARNLAVIQEILQIEQPAQNLEHPLDPQSHVGLETIPGWDNALGQNSADFNDQMLNSSQDPLGGNPFTALLGGQVPEQVQSSPPSPPPPQEWQEHLPQPPTARVICASSRCVSSINSDNATPNKVNHTSRANTAATSTSGRSHTCAAEQPAGVPALSGIELNQQPQADDKDATISPDSSDQKLEDDLQQVDEQTSSQVTGSVMQLLLNNPSLAAQVMLLMSVPQLSGQ, from the coding sequence ATGTCGCATGTCATCGCTCGAACACCCAGGATGGCCCAGTGTGGGTATCCCTCAGGGCTGCCTGTGGACAAGAACACCTCTTGGAGTGTCACTCGGGTGATAGTGAAGGCACCAGGCAAGCAGGAAGACTTTATGATAGCCGATGACACCTCGGTGAGGCAGTTCAAGGAGAAGCTATCGGCTCACTTTAAATGCCAAATGGACCAGCTAGTGCTCGTCTTCATGGGCCGCCTTCTCAAAGACCATGACACTCTGAGCCAAAGCGGCATCCTGGATGGCCACACCATCCACGTGGTCATCAAGTCCAAAAATGGCTCCAGATCCCTAGCCCATTCCTCCCAGAAACTGTCGACCAATGAGCCCTACCACCGGGACCAAAACAGCAAAGGGACCAGCAGTGGGGTATACCAACCTGCTGATGTGAGTCACACCCCAGTGGAATCATCTCTCTCAGCAGATGTTCCCAAGGCACATACCCAGGACCTGGAAGTGGGGAGTCCAGAGTGCATAGCACGAATATTGGAGAATCCTAGCATCCAGCAGCTTCTGTCCAACACGGACTTCATGAGACAGTTCATCTTGGAACACCCAGACATGCAACAATTGATGCAGAAGAACCCAGCAGTCTCACACATCCTCGACAACTCTGAGATCCTATGGCAGACCCTGGAGCTGGCCAGGAACCTTGCCGTGATTCAAGAGATATTGCAGATTGAGCAACCTGCACAGAATCTTGAGCATCCGCTGGACCCACAGTCACATGTGGGCTTAGAGACAATCCCAGGATGGGACAACGCCCTGGGTCAGAACTCTGCTGACTTCAATGACCAGATGCTCAACAGCTCACAGGATCCACTTGGGGGCAACCCTTTCACAGCTCTCCTGGGAGGACAAGTGCCAGAACAAGTCCAGTCCTCACccccatctccaccaccaccccaggaATGGCAGGAACATCTTCCACAGCCCCCTACAGCCCGAGTCATCTGTGCAAGTTCTCGTTGTGTATCCTCAATCAACTCAGACAATGCTACCCCCAATAAGGTGAACCACACTTCCAGGGCCAACACTGCTGCCACCTCCACCAGTGGCCGGAGTCATACTTGTGCCGCTGAGCAGCCAGCTGGGGTACCAGCTTTATCTGGCATAGAGCTCAACCAGCAGCCCCAGGCAGATGACAAAGATGCCACCATCTCTCCAGATAGCTCTGACCAGAAATTAGAGGACGATCTCCAGCAGGTGGATGAGCAGACCAGCTCCCAGGTCACAGGAAGCGTGATGCAACTGCTTTTGAACAAcccttccctggcagcccaggtGATGTTGCTGATGAGCGTGCCCCAGCTAAGTGGACAGTGA
- the UBQLN3 gene encoding ubiquilin-3 — protein sequence MARSGEALPRGSPALVQDPHLIKVTVKTPKDKEDFSVTDTCTIQQLKEEISQRFKAHPDQLILIFAGKILKDPDSLAQCGVRDGLTVHLVIKMQRRTMGTECPAASVPTPAPSPGSLPQSGSIYSADGPPAFSLGVLRGLSGLGLTSGRFPDQPSSLMWQHVSMPEFMVQIIDDPFIQGLLSSTGLVCQLVLDNPHMQQLIQNNPEIGHVLNNPEIMRQTLEFLHNPATMQEMMRSQDRALSNLESIPGGYNVLRTMYTDIMDPMLNAVQEQFGGNPFATTATANATTSSSQPSRTENCDPLPNPWASTYAGSAGRRGRRPGDQDVSELRNRVSNILGNRGLYDYLQQLHETPLSLATYLQGMASTLSPSQGPRPPPGSQVPPTSPSSQEPKSGQPLPKESVAIKGIPSCPAFLRYPTENSARKDGGQNGAGNGSAGHSTNVPDRVSGLGHDANRAPFFPSPSSPTTATAGIPEHVWLPPTAYPWSLRLASMNQAPQGQDETHWQPPLLPHLQVAMANPRAVRALQQVEQGLQVLAAEAPRLLLWFMPCLAGLGSVAGGIEPRGCALMPEDSPPAPAPEVPSAQGSVEQGLHCTPFLQVLRALAGANPQQLQPEAHFRAQLEQLRAMGFLNPEANLQALIATAGDVDAAVEKLRQL from the coding sequence ATGGCCAGAAGTGGAGAGGCCCTGCCACGAGGCAGCCCAGCACTGGTCCAGGATCCCCATCTCATCAAGGTGACAGTGAAGACGCCCAAGGACAAGGAGGATTTCTCAGTTACAGACACGTGCACCATCCAGCAGCTGAAGGAAGAGATATCCCAGCGCTTTAAGGCCCACCCTGATCAGCTGATCCTAATCTTTGCTGGCAAAATCCTCAAGGACCCTGACTCACTGGCACAGTGTGGGGTCCGAGATGGCCTCACTGTCCACCTGGTCATCAAGATGCAGCGTCGCACCATGGGCACTGAGTGCCCAGCTGCATCAGTCCCTACCCCAGCCCCAAGCCCTGGATCACTCCCTCAGTCAGGCTCCATTTACTCAGCAGATGGGCCACCCGCCTTTAGCTTAGGGGTCCTCAGAGGCCTCAGTGGTCTAGGCCTGACCTCTGGTCGTTTCCCCGACCAGCCAAGCTCACTGATGTGGCAGCATGTATCTATGCCTGAGTTTATGGTTCAGATCATTGATGATCCCTTCATCCAGGGTCTGCTGTCCAGCACAGGCCTGGTATGCCAGCTAGTTCTTGACAACCCCCATATGCAGCAGCTGATCCAGAACAACCCTGAGATTGGGCACGTTCTCAACAACCCTGAAATCATGCGGCAGACACTGGAGTTTCTACACAACCCTGCCACAATGCAAGAGATGATGCGTAGCCAGGACCGGGCACTCAGCAACCTGGAGAGCATCCCTGGTGGCTACAATGTGCTCCGTACCATGTATACAGATATTATGGACCCTATGCTTAATGCAGTCCAGGAGCAGTTTGGTGGCAATCCCTTTGCTACCACCGCTACCGCTAACGCGACCACCAGCAGCAGCCAACCTTCGAGGACGGAGAATTGTgaccctctccccaacccctgggcttcCACATATGCAGGCTCAGCTGGCAGAAgaggcaggaggcctggggacCAGGATGTATCTGAACTCAGAAATAGGGTTTCCAACATTCTAGGTAATAGAGGGCTCTATGACTATCTCCAACAATTACATGAAACCCCTCTGTCCCTGGCAACCTATCTGCAGGGGATGGCATCTACTCTCAGCCCAAGCCAAGGACCACGACCGCCACCAGGAAGCCAAGTTCCCCCAACTTCACCCTCATCCCAGGAACCTAAGTCAGGCCAGCCTCTCCCCAAGGAGTCAGTAGCAATCAAGGGGATCCCCTCCTGCCCAGCATTCCTGAGATATCCCACAGAGAACAGTGCTCGAAAAGACGGAGGCCAAAATGGTGCAGGGAATGGCTCTGCTGGCCACAGCACCAACGTGCCTGATCGCGTCTCTGGGCTGGGGCATGATGCCAACAGGGCCCCATTTTTTCCTTCCCCATCATCGCCCACGACAGCGACCGCTGGAATCCCTGAGCATGTCTGGCTGCCGCCAACAGCTTATCCGTGGTCTCTGAGGCTAGCCAGCATGAATCAGGCCCCCCAGGGGCAGGACGAGACACACTGGCAGCCGCCACTGCTGCCGCACCTTCAGGTAGCCATGGCAAACCCTCGTGCCGTGCGTGCCCTGCAGCAGGTCGAGCAGGGTCTGCAGGTCCTGGCTGCTGAAGCCCCTCGCCTCCTCCTCTGGTTCATGCCCTGCCTAGCAGGGCTGGGAAGTGTGGCAGGAGGTATAGAGCCTCGAGGGTGTGCCCTTATGCCTGAGgactcccctccagccccagctcctgagGTTCCCTCAGCACAGGGCTCTGTGGAGCAGGGCCTCCATTGCACACCCTTCCTCCAGGTGTTGCGAGCCCTAGCTGGCGCCAACCCCCAGCAGCTACAGCCCGAGGCTCACTTCCGGGCACAGCTGGAGCAACTGCGGGCCATGGGCTTTCTGAATCCCGAAGCCAATCTCCAGGCTCTCATCGCCACAGCGGGGGATGTGGATGCTGCTGTGGAGAAGCTGAGGCAGTTGTAG